The following are from one region of the Mauremys mutica isolate MM-2020 ecotype Southern chromosome 22, ASM2049712v1, whole genome shotgun sequence genome:
- the LOC123354602 gene encoding uncharacterized protein LOC123354602, translated as MASTQAVKAPCFCSEAQPLPVSCGSAWCNAGLGRRPPDAAGAGTGWDALERPPPRPLAVFCPPVTLPQRGDAPEPAGAGDRLGAGPGPGFARGLCRCVDTGSGADSDPSGERITGSLVRNAGSARPARWWRSESLGAGLGSALNYPLESPSRATAPGAPPPMAQRDLLEELIPSKPEERKPTSRSLQRAQGSVGVPETKQEQAWLGPASGADLLEESIPHRPEERQRTSRSLQRAQGRVGVPDAKQEQTWLGPASGAGQSLQHD; from the exons ATGGCCagcacccaggcagt CAAAGCCCCGTGTTTCTGCTCCGAGGCGCAGCCCCTTCCCGTGAGCTGCGGCTCCGCCTGGTGCAACGCGGGCCTCGGGCGCCGGCCGCCCGACGCCGCTGGAGCTGGGACCGGCTGGGATGCGCTGGagcggccccccccccgccccttggccGTGTTCTGCCCCCCGGTGACTCTCCCGCAGcggggagacgccccggagccggCGGGAGCGGGAGACCGGCTCGGGGCTGGGCCCGGACCTGGCTTTGCTCGAGGGCTCTGCCGCTGTGTAGATACCGGCAGCGGCGCTGACTCCGACCCCAGCGGAGAGCGAATTACTGGCAGCCTCGTGCGGAACGCGGGGTCAGCCCGTCCGGCTCGTTGGTGGAGGTCTGAGTCCCTGGGCGCAGGCCTAGGCTCAGCCCTGAACTACCCTTTGGAAAGCCCCTCCCGCGccactgctccaggggcccctccGCCCATGGCTCAGCGCG ATCTCCTGGAAGAATTAATCCCCTCCAAGCCAGAAGAAAGGAAGCCAACATCCAGGTCACTGCAAAGAGCACAGGGGAGTGTGGGTGTCCCAGAGACAAAGCAGGAGCAGGCCTGGCTGGGCCCAGCCTCTGGAGCAG ATCTCCTGGAAGAATCAATCCCCCACAGGCCAGAGGAAAGGCAGCGAACATCCAGGTCACTGCAAAGAGCACAGGGGAGGGTGGGTGTCCCGGATGCAAAGCAGGAGCAGACCTGGCTGGGCCCAGCCTCTGGAGCAG GGCAAAGTCTGCAACATGATTAA